The following proteins are co-located in the Pochonia chlamydosporia 170 chromosome 6, whole genome shotgun sequence genome:
- a CDS encoding ATP-dependent RNA helicase (similar to Verticillium alfalfae VaMs.102 XP_003009367.1): protein MLRQGFRRCAGLASAAAPSLMVRSRTAFPLAQRSVVSVTRTPSVFKNIANASRQYSSEAVAAEATRVEEAVSGDVVDFHELSKLGVHQNLLQAITRDMNYKTMTPVQSKTINPALKGTDIVAQAKTGTGKTIAFLLPLFQRMIEEDPTLAARRSSRNARSDDIRGIVLSPTRELAEQIATEARRLSKYTGLVVQSAVGGTQKSRMLQQTQRQGCHLLVATPGRLNDLLQDPRSGIDAPNLAALVLDEADRMLDVGFEQQLGEITSCLPSREEKERQTILVSATIPDNVIRLARTMVRPDDFEFVQTISENESLTHERVPQHVVPLTTWNNVFPSLFELIDRETAKAAEDPSLPPFKAIVYFNTTSLVRLAGEFGFQRRQNGLMNMPTYSIQSQLTQSQRTRAADSFRNARSGILFSSDVTARGMDFPNVTHVIQVDTPRERESYIHRLGRTARQNKGGEGWLLLPPHSTRTAKKLLRGLPLQANTTLESFNVDAEADVAELPKYHQEAKDLAQALPRSVLAEAYTSSLGAQGESKEEFVEDLNLWATAGWGWREPPHVSASVAKRLGLTRSALNIQRGPSGRDDGFEADNRFGREDRRGSGRFDGPKSSDPFTEMGRNVRRDDAGFGRDRGTRGSMRFRNRDSRGSRGSRGSRGPRRFSESTEASW from the exons ATGTTAAGGCAAGGCTTTCGCCGCTGTGCCGGCCTCGCCAGCGCTGCTGCGCCGTCTCTCATGGTGCGCTCTCGAACAGCGTTCCCTCTGGCGCAGAGAAGTGTGGTGTCTGTGACAAGAACCCCTAGCGTATTTAAGAACATCGCCAATGCTTCGAGACAATACAGTTccgaagctgttgctgctgaggccACGAGGGTAGAGGAGGCTGTCTCTGGAGACGTTGTTGACTTCCATGAGCTGTCGAAGCTGGGTGTCCATCAGAACCTCCTGCAGGCAATCACCAGAGACATGAATTACAAAACCATGACGCCAGTTCAGTCTAAGACGATCAACCCTGCTCTTAAAGGAACAGACAT AGTTGCCCAAGCCAAAACAGGAACGGGCAAGACCATCGCCTTTCTTTTGCCGCTGTTCCAGCGCATGATTGAGGAAGATCCTACACTGGCCGCAAGACGCTCCTCGCGGAATGCCCGATCGGACGATATCCGCGGCATTGTTTTGTCACCGACCCGAGAGCTTGCTGAGCAAATTGCCACCGAAGCCCGTCGCCTTTCAAAATACACGGGCCTTGTCGTTCAATCGGCGGTTGGAGGCACCCAAAAAAGCAGGATGTTGCAACAGACACAGCGACAAGGGTGCCATCTTTTGGTGGCCACACCGGGGCGCTTGAATGATTTGTTGCAAGACCCTCGAAGCGGCATTGATGCACCAAATCTGGCCGCTCTTGTCCTGGACGAGGCTGACCGTATGCTTGATGTCGGTTTCGAACAGCAACTGGGAGAGATTACCAGTTGCCTTCCGAGCCGAGAAGAGAAGGAGCGTCAAACAATACTGGTTTCGGCCACTATACCAGACAATGTCATCAGACTAGCCCGCACAATGGTTCGTCCTGATGACTTCGAATTCGTCCAGACAATCTCCGAAAACGAGTCGCTCACCCATGAGCGAGTACCACAACACGTCGTACCGCTGACTACATGGAATAACGTCTTCCCCAGTTTATTTGAGCTTATCGATCGAGAAactgccaaggctgccgaggACCCAAGTCTGCCCCCCTTCAAGGCTATTGTTTATTTCAACACAACTTCGCTTGTCCGATTGGCTGGAGAATTTGGGTTCCAACGAAGGCAGAACGGCCTTATGAACATGCCGACGTACTCTATTCAGTCTCAACTTACCCAGAGCCAGCGCACCAGGGCGGCTGATTCGTTCCGAAATGCGCGATCTGGAATTCTGTTTTCATCGGATGTTACAGCTCGAGGAATGGACTTTCCTAACGTGACGCATGTTATTCAGGTTGATACGCCTCGTGAACGTGAGTCTTATATTCATCGGCTCGGCCGCACGGCTCGACAGAATAAGGGTGGTGAGGGCTGGCTTCTCCTCCCACCGCATTCGACGAGGACCGCCAAAAAGCTTCTGCGTGGTCTTCCTCTGCAGGCAAATACGACGTTGGAGAGCTTCAACGTcgatgctgaagctgatgTTGCAGAACTACCAAAATACCACCAGGAAGCCAAGGACCTGGCCCAAGCTCTGCCGCGAAGTGTGTTGGCCGAAGCCTACACATCCAGTCTTGGGGCTCAGGGCGAATCAAAGGAGGAGTTTGTGGAGGATCTCAACCTTTGGGCCACTGctggttggggttggaggGAGCCACCTCATGTCTCGGCTTCGGTGGCCAAACGTTTGGGCCTCACTCGTTCTGCATTGAATATCCAGCGTGGACCTTCAGGACGTGATGACGGTTTTGAGGCTGACAATCGATTCGGACGCGAGGACCGCAGAGGGTCCGGTCGTTTCGACGGCCCCAAATCATCCGACCCGTTCACTGAAATGGGACGTAATGTACGACGAGATGATGCAGGCTTCGGCCGCGACCGGGGCACTAGAGGATCGATGCGATTCCGGAACCGGGACTCCAGGGGCTCCAGGGGCTCTCGAGGATCTCGAGGACCCCGAAGATTCAGCGAGTCTACTGAGGCCTCTTGGTAG
- a CDS encoding inner centromere protein (similar to Magnaporthe oryzae 70-15 XP_003714855.1): MAAMRGPRLQVGSAAWIAEERKAALQITQSEVEEFSYSARNELDWLNEHMAGIFNENETNFAETFKTPAKLRGKTPRTARKANPIETRVPLSEVFSATPNGASNPVNCLQSTRITGHMARGSPNPMRQSPARVAVFSPKPATQGTQDSGYFGSQDVAPVNIHMDSDFEYERDSPQRGAIQTTTIPLKNIPTRTAPQGSPEKSFETAKEDQTTQTSADASKKINVDAQFDLGHESAYEDDVSPERQLSLEAKQSARYPDDAQSASDASSPIRPVVRKSSLNFASLPAREPLTAGKSNGARVSRTSHLDHIRTSYYNRPTGGKSLGGNLAKPDRDEDEEDEVDVDENLPSNSAATNDTKTYTQRLQDQINMLGQSQAKSSQAMPQSKTPAPKSVSPIPLNTLQSTPGAFPEDDDDDWIEPPATVAATAEERPSLPKSHSADVMEGIQGKNTIGQTDFVMSDDDGADAENKIADLRKGDVGKPTYGHGKSVSVPSIPNMRSAMEDPHPLKKVVSVSNPSLMTVAEAGILDTPSKSPSRAFRESPLKQVKNKLSSILKSSRGLLASSAAISAEGKSLMSPSSTRLGLHSVMSSESVISLQRTGSQGSQSIPASPIRPTRRTRASVEKEREEKRRDKEAKRLEEQNEKLEKARQKEREKARVFSKEQEKIAAMERQIASKKEDERTAVRETPKPTRTGLRNGKDSPEETTSVDKDVDMEDVSLMPPPSAPRSTGPAHATRNREVKRPFTRETQTRPKQAPTVIRVNTGSQHSQYRLSTAQPDAPSHGAAQTQHQLASKASKASLQPKASTQSLRGAAAASRAKAQELAAKKKEQEEKEAQKRRDAKAEMERKRAAAQEEQRKQEQLKRQEAERQRKQQQQQEQASQQSQSQAKSHAQRKAAIEKAKQTRAPPPAVRSQPNGPPDFSMTKDSHSSRPPSRLTSNAHWNQDEPGRPVNAVLSTASKAGSKRTLAQEKGEDSQAKPPQSRGGYAYQANDAKRRRTSEAFHGEIDTSSQKNIKGPPVRPSAGFKKELPSKSVFQTGYANASQGATRDLFKATVSAQHASQTKASHPLEMAQISKGAIPFAPNPNAAGPAHKTPARPGPSNAAKAAAKSVPRSSPRFQNGETVELPEIQTDDDSEDDEANGVVVAPWADSPYLREKLFWQETMDPSQIFGPPQPLNMEEVFNKNKERWSKFRPRSSSANWSGADRLTEDDIRKDLAARDKLRRDGGWSYEMSRDVL, from the exons ATGGCGGCAATGAGAGGACCGCGCCTGCAAGTCGGCTCTGCAGCATGGATTGCTGAGGAGCGGAAAGCAGCTTTGCAAATCACTCAGTCCGAGGTTGAGGAGTTCTCTTATTCTGCTCGAAATGAACTCGACTGGCTCAACGAGCATATGGCGGGCATTTTCAATGAAAATGAAAC CAACTTTGCAGAGACCTTCAAAACACCCGCAAAACTTCGGGGCAAGACTCCAAGAACGGCGAGAAAAGCGAACCCTATAGAGACCCGAGTG CCTCTGTCCGAGGTGTTTTCTGCAACTCCAAATGGAGCTTCAAACCCGGTGAATTGCCTTCAATCCACCAGGATAACTGGCCACATGGCAAGAGGCTCCCCAAATCCCATGAGACAGTCGCCCGCTCGCGTTGCAGTCTTTTCACCTAAGCCTGCAACCCAAGGGACGCAGGATTCTGGGTactttggcagccaagacGTTGCTCCTGTGAATATCCACATGGACTCAGACTTTGAGTATGAAAGAGATTCACCGCAACGAGGTGCTATACAAACCACTACAATTCCCCTAAAGAACATCCCAACTCGCACTGCCCCTCAAGGCTCGCCTGAAAAATCATTCGAGACAGCTAAAGAGGACCAAACGACCCAAACATCGGCAGATGCCTCGAAAAAAATCAACGTGGATGCGCAGTTTGATCTTGGACATGAATCAGCATATGAGGATGACGTCTCGCCGGAACGGCAGTTAAGCTTAGAAGCAAAGCAGAGTGCGCGATATCCTGATGATGCCCAATCGGCATCAGATGCCTCCAGCCCAATTCGACCTGTGGTTCgcaagagcagcttgaaTTTCGCGTCTCTGCCAGCTCGGGAACCTCTCACGGCTGGTAAGAGCAACGGTGCGCGAGTCTCCCGAACCAGCCATCTCGACCACATTAGGACCAGCTATTATAATAGGCCCACAGGAGGCAAGAGCCTTGGAGGAAACTTGGCGAAACCGGATcgggatgaagatgaagaggacgaagTGGATGTGGACGAGAATCTGCCCTCAAACTCTGCCGCAACGAACGATACTAAGACATATACGCAGCGGCTCCAAGATCAAATTAATATGCTTGGCCAATCCCAAGCGAAGAGCTCCCAAGCAATGCCACAAAGCAAAACACCTGCTCCTAAATCTGTGTCTCCGATCCCCCTGAATACGCTTCAATCGACGCCGGGAGCTTTCcccgaagatgacgatgacgactGGATTGAGCCGCCTGCAACAGTCGCCGCCACAGCTGAGGAACGGCCGAGTCTACCAAAGAGCCACTCGGCAGATGTTATGGAAGGAATACAGGGCAAAAATACTATTGGCCAGACAGATTTTGTCATGTCCGATGATGAcggtgctgatgctgagAATAAAATTGCCGACCTACGAAAAGGGGATGTTGGCAAGCCAACATATGGGCATGGCAAATCTGTCTCTGTTCCGAGCATTCCAAACATGCGCTCAGCAATGGAAGACCCTCATCCTCTCAAGAAGGTCGTTTCTGTTTCCAATCCCAGCCTCATGACCGTGGCCGAAGCCGGAATTTTGGACACTCCGTCAAAATCACCCTCTAGGGCCTTTCGAGAGAGCCCATTGAAACAGGTCAAGAATAAACTTTCGTCTATTCTTAAGAGCTCAAGAGGTCTGTTGGCTAGTAGTGCAGCCATTAGTGCTGAGGGGAAATCGTTGATGTCACCCTCTTCAACCCGTCTTGGCCTGCATTCTGTTATGTCTTCAGAGTCGGTCATTTCACTGCAAAGGACTGGCTCTCAAGGATCCCAAAGCATACCTGCCAGCCCGATAAGGCCAACCCGTCGTACGCGGGCTTCTGTtgaaaaagagagagaggaGAAGAGGCGCGACAAAGAAGCCAAACGATTGGAGGAGCAAAACGAGAAGCTCGAAAAAGCAAGACAGAAGGAGCGTGAGAAGGCCCGAGTTTTCAGTAAAGAGCAAGAGAAAATTGCCGCCATGGAGAGACAAATTGCGTCCAAGAAGGAGGACGAACGGACGGCAGTCAGGGAAACCCCCAAGCCGACGAGAACAGGCCTTCGTAATGGAAAGGATTCCCCGGAGGAAACAACTTCTGTAGACAAAGATGTCGACATGGAGGATGTTTCCCTGATGCCGCCACCCTCCGCCCCTCGCTCTACTGGTCCTGCTCATGCTACACGTAACAGGGAGGTTAAACGGCCGTTCACAAGGGAAACCCAAACCCGACCAAAGCAAGCTCCCACTGTCATACGAGTAAATACAGGATCGCAACATTCGCAGTATAGATTGTCTACTGCACAGCCGGACGCGCCGAGTCACGGTGCTGCTcaaactcaacatcaactcGCATCCAAAGCTAGCAAGGCATCACTGCAACCAAAAGCGTCAACTCAGAGCTTGAGAGGCGCAGCCGCTGCCAGCCGAGCCAAGGCTCAAGAATTAGCTGCTAAGAAGAAAgagcaggaagagaaagaggcTCAGAAGAGGCGAGATGCTAAGGCAGAGATGGAACGAAAACGAGCAGCAGCTCAAGAGGAGCAACGGAAGCAGGAACAGCTGAAACGCCAGGAGGCTGAACGTCAACGaaaacagcaacaacaacaagaacaggCCTCGCAGCAATCCCAGTCTCAAGCTAAAAGTCATGCTCAGAGAAAAGCCGCAATAGAAAAGGCGAAGCAGACTAGAGCGCCGCCCCCAGCCGTACGCTCTCAGCCTAACggcccaccagacttctcaATGACCAAGGATAGCCACTCATCACGCCCTCCATCTCGGCTCACATCCAATGCCCACTGGAACCAGGACGAGCCTGGTCGACCTGTTAATGCCGTTTTGTCGACTGCCAGCAAAGCTGGCTCAAAGCGAACTCTCGCCCAAGAGAAGGGAGAAGATAGCCAAGCGAAACCACCTCAATCTCGCGGAGGATACGCGTATCAGGCCAACGATGCCAAGCGACGTCGAACTAGTGAGGCTTTCCATGGTGAAATTGATACATCTAGTCAAAAGAACATCAAGGGCCCTCCGGTTCGACCATCGGCTGGATTCAAGAAG GAACTACCGTCCAAGTCTGTTTTCCAGACTGGCTACGCAAATGCCTCACAAGGTGCAACGCGCGACCTTTTCAAGGCCACTGTATCGGCGCAGCATGCTAGCCAGACGAAGGCGTCTCACCCTCTGGAAATGGCTCAGATATCGAAGGGTGCCATTCCATTCGCACCCAACCCGAACGCAGCAGGACCAGCTCACAAGACCCCTGCGAGACCTGGTCCGTCTAATGCTGCTAAAGCGGCTGCAAAATCCGTGCCCAGATCCTCGCCACGTTTCCAGAATGGAGAAACCGTAGAGCTTCCCGAAATCCAGACGGATGACGATAgcgaggatgacgaggccaACGGCGTTGTTGTGGCGCCATGGGCAGATTCGCCATATCTAAGAGAAAAGCTCTTTTGGCAGGAAACTATGGATCCTTCGCAGATTTTTGGACCACCGCAACCACTCAACATGGAGGAGGTGTTTAACAAGAATAAGGAAAGGTGGTCCAAGTTCCGACCCAGAAGCTCTAGTGCGAACTGGAGCGGAGCAGATCGATTAACAGAGGACGATATCAGGAAAGACTTGGCTGCTCGAGACAAACTCAGACGGGATGGCGGTTGGTCTTATGAAATGAGCAGAGATGTGCTTTAa
- a CDS encoding nuclear condensin complex subunit Smc2 (similar to Neosartorya fischeri NRRL 181 XP_001260582.1), whose protein sequence is MRVIEVIIDGFKSYAVRTVISGWDESFNSITGLNGSGKSNILDAICFVLGITNMSTVRAQNLQDLIYKRGQAGVTKASVTIVFDNRDTKKSPIGFEEYASISVTRQIVLGGTSKYLINGHRAQQQTVQNLFQSVQLNINNPNFLIMQGRITKVLNMKAVEILAMIEEAAGTRMFEDRRDKALKTMGKKEVKLQELRELLKDEIEPKLEKLRTEKRAFLDFQQTQNDLERLTRVVVAYDYIRCQEKLKQSAADLEGKKQRHKLLEESSTRLRSEISHLEEDVKKVRAQREKEVKKGGKAGALEETVKKHANELVRLATVMDLKNTSLAEEKEKKQTVEKTVSELETALEDKTVTFNNAKGSYDKAKEDLAKQTQEVESKEELLQTLQTGVASKDGQESGYQGQLQDARNRATAAATEQEQAKIKITHLQSRLKEEEPRAKKAKEQNAGLLRDLDGLKGQVQKLEKELGTLGFEPGQEEDMYKQESQLQQTARSLRQDSDKLKRQVAIIDFNYADPVPGFDRSKVKGLVAQLFTLDKDHTKAGTALEICAGGRLYNVVVDSEVTGTQLLQKGKLRKRVTIIPLNKIAAFKASAQTIATAQNIAPGKVDLALSLVGYDEDVSAAMEYVFGNTLVCADAETAKRVTFDPNVRMRSITLEGDAYDPSGTLSGGSSPNSSGVLVTLQKLNNITRQLKETEQTLKELQAKINKEKSKLDQARHIKQDLDLKNHEIKLAEDQISSNSSSSIIQEVENMKTSITGLQNSIAEAKSRQTEANADVKRIEKDMKDFDTNKDAKLVELQKSLDKLRSGLEKNSAAVKSLQKDHQNAQLDLEQVGADLSAAREQLQEAELGIKAAQQDVESLSKQRVALKETHDSVQAQLDDERAKLSLFDDELRLSEEAMRSKNARITEEGLEMQKLGHQIERFHKEQQGAAENVAHLESEYEWIQDEKDKFGRNGTPYDFQGQNIGECKSTLRNLTERSQGMKKKINPKVMNMIDSVEKKEVTLKHMIKTVIRDKRKIEETIVSLDDYKKKALHETWEKVNGDFGQIFSELLPGGSFAKLDPPEGKTISDGLEVKVCLGKVWKQSLTELSGGQRSLVALSLIMALLQFKPAPMYILDEVDAALDLSHTQNIGRLIKTRFKGSQFIVVSLKDGMFQNANRIFRTRFSEGTSMVQALTPADMK, encoded by the exons ATGAGGGTAATAGAAGTTATTATTGAC GGCTTCAAGTCGTACGCCGTTCGGACGGTGATATCGGGATG GGATGAGAGCTTCAACTCTATTACCGGCCTCAACGGCAGCGGTAAATCAAATATTTTGGATGCCATTTGTTTCGTCCTGGGTATTACCAATATGTCAACAGTTCGAGCACAAAATCTCCAA GACCTCATTTACAAGCGAGGGCAAGCCGGCGTTACCAAAGCCAGCGTAACAATTGTCTTTGACAACCGAGATACCAAGAAGTCACCGATCGGTTTCGAGGAGTATGCAAGTATAAGTGTCACACGCCAGATTGTACTGGGTGGCACATCCAAATATCTTATCAATGGACACCGAGCCCAGCAGCAAACGGTCCAGAACTTGTTCCAGTCTGTGCAACTCAATATCAACAACCCCAATTTCCTCATCATGCAAGGACGCATCACCAAGGTGTTAAACATGAAAGCGGTGGAGATACTGGCGATGATAgaggaagctgctggaacTAGAATGTTTGAGGACCGCCGAGACAAAGCACTCAAAACCATGGGCAAGAAGGAAGTAAAACTCCAAGAGCTTCGAGAACTATTGAAAGACGAGATCGAACCAAAACTAGAAAAGCTTCGCACGGAGAAACGAGCATTCCTGGATTTCCAACAAACACAGAATGATCTTGAGCGGTTAACGAGGGTCGTCGTTGCCTACGATTATATCCGATGTCAAGAAAAGCTCAAGCAATCAGCAGCAGATCTCGAAGGCAAGAAGCAACGTCACAAGCTGTTGGAAGAGTCTTCGACTCGACTCAGGAGTGAAATCTCGCACTTGGAAGAGGACGTCAAAAAAGTTCGAGCTCAGCGTGAAAAAGAGGTAAAGAAGGGTGGCAAAGCTGGGGCCTTGGAGGAAACAGTAAAGAAACATGCCAATGAGTTGGTCCGTCTTGCTACCGTGATGGACTTAAAGAACACTAGTTTGGCagaggaaaaggagaagaaacagACAGTGGAAAAGACGGTATCAGAACTAGAAACGGCCTTGGAGGACAAGACGGTAACcttcaacaacgccaaggGCTCTTACGATAAGGCGAAGGAAGACCTTGCCAAGCAGACTCAGGAGGTTGAATCCAAAGAAGAGCTGCTGCAAACTCTTCAAACCGGTGTCGCTTCCAAAGACGGGCAGGAGAGCGGGTATCAGGGTCAACTACAAGACGCGAGGAATCGTGCTACGGCAGCCGCAACTGAACAGGAGCAAGCCAAAATCAAAATCACGCATCTGCAAAGCCGTttgaaggaggaagagccACGTGCAAAGAAAGCTAAAGAGCAGAACGCCGGTCTCCTCCGTGACCTCGACGGCCTAAAAGGCCAGGTACAAAAGCTTGAGAAGGAACTGGGAACATTGGGTTTTGAGCCCGGACAAGAAGAGGATATGTATAAGCAAGAATCGCAGCTTCAACAGACTGCCCGAAGTCTGCGCCAGGACTCCGACAAACTGAAGCGTCAAGTGGCCATCATAGACTTCAACTACGCAGACCCCGTGCCGGGCTTCGACCGATCCAAGGTGAAAGGTCTCGTAGCTCAACTTTTCACTCTTGACAAGGACCATACAAAGGCTGGTACAGCCCTCGAAATTTGCGCCGGTGGCCGCCTTTACAACGTTGTTGTTGATTCCGAGGTCACCGGCACTCAGCTTCTTCAGAAAGGCAAATTGCGAAAAAGAGTCACTATCATCCCACTCAACAAAATTGCTGCCTTTAAGGCATCGGCTCAAACAATTGCGACTGCACAAAACATCGCGCCCGGCAAAGTTGATCTTGCGCTTTCCCTTGTTGGGTATGACGAAGACGTGTCCGCGGCCATGGAATATGTTTTCGGAAACACTTTGGTTTGTGCTGATGCAGAGACCGCCAAGCGTGTCACTTTTGATCCCAATGTTAGGATGCGAAGTATCACCCTGGAAGGCGATGCGTATGATCCTTCCGGTACATTGTCGGGAGGCAGTTCACCCAACTCCAGTGGCGTTTTGGTGACGCTACAGAAGTTGAACAACATTACCCGACAGTTAAAGGAAACAGAGCAGACCCTGAAGGAACTCCAGGCAAAGATCAACAAGGAGAAGTCAAAGCTAGACCAGGCACGCCACATCAAGCAGGACCTGGACCTAAAAAATCACGAGATTAAGCTCGCAGAGGATCAAATCAGCAGcaactcttcatcctcgaTCATACAAGAAGTTGAGAACATGAAAACTAGCATTACAGGACTTCAAAACAGCATTGCTGAAGCCAAGTCTCGCCAGACTGAAGCCAACGCAGATGTCAAGAGAATTGAGAAGGACATGAAAGATTttgacaccaacaaagacgCCAAACTCGTGGAGCTGCAAAAATCGCTGGACAAGCTGCGATCTGGCCTCGAAAAGAACTCGGCGGCAGTCAAAAGCTTGCAAAAAGATCACCAAAATGCTCAGCTCGATTTAGAGCAAGTGGGTGCCGATCTGTCTGCTGCTCGAGAGCAGTTGCAGGAAGCCGAGCTTGGCATTAAAGCTGCACAGCAAGATGTTGAGAGCCTTTCAAAGCAACGAGTTGCGCTAAAGGAGACGCATGACTCTGTCCAAGCTCAGCTGGATGATGAGAGAGCAAAGCTTAGCCTCTTTGACGACGAGCTGAGGTTGTCAGAAGAGGCAATGCGTTCGAAAAACGCCCGAATCACCGAGGAAGGTTTGGAGATGCAGAAGCTTGGTCACCAGATTGAGCGTTTCCATAAGGAACAACAAGGAGCTGCCGAGAATGTTGCGCATCTGGAATCAGAATATGAGTGGATTCAAGACGAAAAGGACAAATTCGGGCGAAACGGCACGCCTTATGACTTCCAGGGCCAGAATATTGGCGAGTGCAAATCCACGCTCCGGAACCTTACGGAACGTTCTCAgggcatgaagaagaagatcaatCCCAAGGTCATGAACATGATTGACAGcgtcgagaagaaggaagtcACTTTGAAACATATGATCAAGACAGTCATCCGTGATAAACGGAAGATTGAAGAAACTATTGTAAGCCTTGACGActacaagaagaaagctcTGCATGAGACGTGGGAGAAGGTCAATGGCGACTTTGGTCAAATCTTTTCGGAACTGTTGCCAGGAGGCAGTTTCGCCAAACTCGATCCGCCTGAGGGCAAGACTATTAGTGATGGTCTTGAAGTCAAAGTGTGCCTTGGTAAGGTATGGAAACAGAGTTTAACAGAACTAAGCGGTGGCCAAAG ATCACTTGTTGCTCTCTCACTTATTATGGCGCTCCTCCAATTCAAGCCTGCCCCAATGTACAtccttgatgaggttgatgctgCGCTGGATCTGTCTCATACCCAGAACATTGGTCGTCTCATCAAAACGCGGTTCAAGGGCTCGCAGTTCATTGTTGTTAGTTTGAAGGACGGTATGTTCCAAAACGCAAACAGAATTTTCAGAACGAGGTTCAGTGAAGGGACAAGCATGGTTCAAGCCTTGACTCCAGCGGATATGAAATAA
- a CDS encoding MOSC domain-containing protein (similar to Metarhizium robertsii ARSEF 23 XP_007822686.2): MAHLDYSAVFLVVVTVIVFFVPVFILFPPIPVDHSDALRQTHSKLGRPLRESNLRSQYDKRHQPQPGKTPKIESLHIYPIKSCRGIEVDKTRILPTGLEHDRLFMFAQLTSKATSNSTGKGDEAASSRVWEFLTLRQLPLLANVKVDIWLPDPNKKSRQLGYLEGGFVLVRFPWQDKGLRGFAQLVAAKFSRGLSAVSEKEFVLPLEFPSKEEITARGYEFANVKIWVDIANALNMSRELPPELATYLGVKNRLGIFRSDPFNRRVVFRCAPRKETLGYQTEVDFHDAYPVHLLNLTSIRALESKIQKDKQIDRLDARRFRGNIIISGVKDYDEDDWRRIKFKSPGTTKTLSTFDVSCRTVRCKLPNVDPATGIRHKVEPDHALRKYRDIDAGAPKMGCLGMQLCPIFPKSDIPEQLESMLEVGMELDVLERGSHLYIKQSAR; encoded by the exons ATGGCTCACCTCGACTACAGCGCAGTCTTTCTCGTGGTAGTCACCGTcattgtcttcttcgtcccAGTCTTCATTCTATTCCCACCAATCCCCGTTGATCACAGTGATGCCTTGCGCCAGACGCATAGCAAGCTGGGTCGTCCTCTACGGGAGAGCAACCTAAGATCCCAATATGACAAGAGACATCAACCCCAGCCAGGCAAAACTCCAAAAATCGAGAGCCTTCACATATATCCCATAAAGTCATGCAGGGGCATCGAAGTTGACAAGACCAGGATTTTGCCCACTGGCCTGGAGCATGACCGCCTCTTTATGTTCGCTCAGCTGACATCTAAGGCCACATCTAATTCTACTGGGAAAGGCGACGAAGCTGCGTCGAGCCGCGTCTGGGAATTTCTGACGCTACGGCAGCTGCCGCTGCTAGccaatgtcaaagttgacataTGGCTCCCGGACCCAAACAAAAAGAGCAGACAACTTGGCTATTTGGAAGGCGGCTTTGTGCTTGTCCGCTTCCCCTGGCAAGACAAAGGCTTGCGAGGGTTCGCTCAACTTGTTGCCGCAAAGTTTAGTCGAGGGCTGAGCGCAGTTTCCGAGAAGGAATTTGTTCTCCCACTGGAGTTTCCATCCAAGGAGGAGATAACCGCCAGGGGTTACGAGTTTGCAAATGTCAAAATTTGGGTGGACATTGCGAATGCACTCAACATGTCCAGGGAGTTACCGCCAGAGCTGGCTACCTACCTTGGTGTGAAAAATCGACTTGGAATCTTTCGATCCGACCCATTCAACCGCAGGGTCGTATTTCGATGCGCTCCCCGGAAGGAAACGCTGGGTTATCAAACGGAAGTAGATTTTCACGACGCA TACCCAGTACATCTGCTCAATTTGACGAGCATTCGAGCACTGGAGTCCAAAATCCAAAAGGACAAACAGATAGACCGTTTGGATGCTCGACGATTTCGCGGCAATATAATAA TCTCCGGGGTAAAAGATTatgatgaggatgactgGCGACGTATCAAGTTCAAAAGTCCTGGGACGACTAAGACATTGAGCACGTTCGATGTCTCATGTCGAACTGTGAG atgtaaGCTGCCTAACGTCGACCCGGCTACGGGCATTCGCCATAAGGTGGAACCCGATCATGCTCTACGCAAATACCGGGACATTGACGCCGGTGCCCCAAAAATGGGTTGTCTTGGCATGCAACTTTGCCCTATTTTTCCAAAGAGTGACATTCCAGAGCAGTTGGAGTCCATGTTGGAAGTCGGCATGGaacttgatgtccttgaacGTGGATCCCATTTATATATCAAGCAAAGCGCACGGTGA